DNA from Cyanobacteria bacterium FACHB-DQ100:
GTGGATTTTGAGTAAATACAGAACTATTCAAGAAATTCAGGCGCCAGGTGAAGCGACGGTATTAGACGGGCTAGCTCGATACGTAGGCGAGACATTCAGAAAAAATCTTGGTGGGTATTGGGATATTGATCTAAAAAATGAGAAAAGTATATACTTCAATTTTCCAGTTATTACAGGTTATAAGGAAAATTCTACTCCTATTGGTATTCACTCTTTAGTGACAGCAAGTATAGATCGAAGAACCGGAGAATTTATCAAAACTGTTCTATTGAACACACTAGATAGGTAGCTTCTTGATTTGAAAGATGACGAGAGAAATGCAGGTGTAGTTATGTAGAAACATCTGCTTGAAGAAACCAGATTAATAATGAAAGCCAATGCTGAAATACCTATTCAAGGTAGCGCTCAATTACAGTGTTACGAACCTCACTCATCGAAGCAGCACAGTAATCTTAGCTTGCTTCCACAATAGAAACGAAGAATCCCGATCAAAGCTATGTCAGAAATGGATAGAATTGCTTCCAAAACACATGAGATCGATCCCCAATCCCAAGTACGTCAAGACCTCAATGCAGGACTTCGCTTTCTCCATCTCATGAGTATGCAAACCAAGCTCGACTTCGCCGCTCTCACAAGCACCTTGTTTGCTCTACTCGAAGAATTGGTCGAAAGCGGACAACTCAATGCTAATCGCTTTGATGAACGCCGATCGCGCCTTCAAGAGCAAGAAGAAGCCCGTTTGAAAGAGCGTCCTCGGGCAATGGGACTATTCCAAGCTCTATCCAATCGCTTAACGGAGAAAATGATCGATTTCACATCAACATTCTTATGAATATCAACCTTCACATCGATCGTCTCATTTTAGAAGACGTTGATCTTTCTCCCTCTGAACGTCTTCGCTTACAAGGCGCGATCGAAGCTGAATTATCTCGTCTTTTAACAATCAAAGGTTCTTCATCCCGTTGGGGAAGTAACAACTGGATTCCTAAGCTATCTATACATCTCGATCAAACTACAACAACAAATTCAGTTCAACTTGCACATGAAATTGCCCAGTCTATTTATGCAGAAATGCAGTCTCACTCTTAGTTCTGGTGTTCAGGCTAATGTAGAGATATTGTCAAACATAAACGGGGTGGCAAGAAGATAGCAGGACGATCGCCTCAGGAAGCAGTTAGGCTGAATGATATTTGATTGGGGGAACTGTCGCATGACGATCGTGTCCTTAAAGTATATTTGCTTTAGTCCCCCTCACCCATCTATCCACTAATCAAAGCTTCTACAAACTCGTAGCTAGAAAAGGGACGTAAATCTTCGATGCCTTCTCCGGCTCCAATAAAGCGAATCGGCAGTCCAAGTTGCTCGACCACTGCCAGCGCAATTCCGCCTTTTGCGGTTCCATCTAACTTCGTAAGCACAACTCCGCTGAGTTGTGCTGCTTGTGCAAAGACTTCTGCTTGTTTCAAGCCATTTTGTCCCAAAGTGGCATCAAGAACGAGCAGCGATTCGACCTTAGCATTTGCGGCTTTTTTGTCGATGATGCGGCGAACTTTGCTGAGTTCATCCATTAAGTTCTTTTTGTTCTGAAGTCGCCCTGCGGTGTCAATTAACAGCAGCTCTGTGCCACGAGATTGAGCTGCAGTAATGGCATCGAACACCACTGCTGCTGGATCAGTATTTTGTCCGGGATTGGCGATGACCTCGACGTTGCTGCGCTGTCCCCAAACTTTGACTTGCTCAACTGCCGCCGCTCGAAAAGTATCTGCCGCTCCGATGAGACATTTGTAGCCAGACTTTGTAGCGATGTGGGCGAGTTTGCCGATCGTCGTCGTTTTCCCCGCACCATTCACACCCGTCATGAGCCAAATGTTGAGGACATCTTTTTCGGGTGCGAAGAAGGCGCTATGGGAACCTTGGAGGGGCTGATCCAGCAAGTCTCGCAGGATTTGCTTCAAGTATGCGATCGCTTGATCTGGCGGTAAGGTTTCTTGGCGTAGCTTAGTTTGCAGCGCTTCGATAATTTTGTCAGTTGCCTCAACCCCTGCATCGGCTTGTAGCAACAAGGATTCAATTTCGTAGACGGCATCTTGATTTAGAGGCCCTTGACCAACGATCGCTTTTAGCTGATTGACTAAGCTGCGACGAGTTTTATCGAGTCCCTGACGCAAGCGTTTGAGCCAGGTGATCTCTTCGATCGAGACATCTTCTGCCCGACGACCCATCGCCGCAAGCACATCCGCTGACCACATAAAGCCCTCGTCGATCGTAAACACTGGCAGCTCTGGGACGAGTGCTTCGGCAACAGGTTCGACGGATTCGGGTTCTTCTTCGATCGCGGTGGCTCTGAGGCGTTCGAGTCGAGCTTGGCGATCGGCTTCGGCTTGTGCCCAGAACGGTAGCGCCGGCTGGGGGGCAGTTTCGGCTTCGTCGGGTTGGTCGGTCACGGATTCAACGGCTTCTGGAGCTGCTGCCGGAACTTCGGTCGATGCTCCAGGTTCAACGACTTCTGGAGATGTTGAAATGTCTGAGACTGCTTCAACCGATCCCACAGGTTCAGCCGTTTCGGTCGATTCTTCCTCAGCCGATTCTGTAACTTCAGGCTCCTCAAGCTCTGCGGTTTCTTCGTTGATTGCGTCGGTTTCTGCAACGGGGGCTTCGGCTTGCTGCGCTTCTTCTTGCTGTTTGCGGCGAAACGCTTCGACGATCGCTCGTGCATTGGCGATCCGGATGTCTTCCTCGGAGGGTTGCTCGTCCGCAGGTTCAGCAGACGTTTCCTCGATAGCTTCGCTTCCTGGAAGGTTCGGTGTTTCAGCCGCCGGAGTGGGTTCGGGCTGATTTTGCTCGTCTTTTTTGTTAAACCGATTGAACCAATTAAACGTCATACCAAAATTCCAGATCGCTTATCTTCACTTTAATGGAAATTAGCGATTCACATT
Protein-coding regions in this window:
- the ftsY gene encoding signal recognition particle-docking protein FtsY; its protein translation is MTFNWFNRFNKKDEQNQPEPTPAAETPNLPGSEAIEETSAEPADEQPSEEDIRIANARAIVEAFRRKQQEEAQQAEAPVAETDAINEETAELEEPEVTESAEEESTETAEPVGSVEAVSDISTSPEVVEPGASTEVPAAAPEAVESVTDQPDEAETAPQPALPFWAQAEADRQARLERLRATAIEEEPESVEPVAEALVPELPVFTIDEGFMWSADVLAAMGRRAEDVSIEEITWLKRLRQGLDKTRRSLVNQLKAIVGQGPLNQDAVYEIESLLLQADAGVEATDKIIEALQTKLRQETLPPDQAIAYLKQILRDLLDQPLQGSHSAFFAPEKDVLNIWLMTGVNGAGKTTTIGKLAHIATKSGYKCLIGAADTFRAAAVEQVKVWGQRSNVEVIANPGQNTDPAAVVFDAITAAQSRGTELLLIDTAGRLQNKKNLMDELSKVRRIIDKKAANAKVESLLVLDATLGQNGLKQAEVFAQAAQLSGVVLTKLDGTAKGGIALAVVEQLGLPIRFIGAGEGIEDLRPFSSYEFVEALISG